In Nocardioides sp. JQ2195, a genomic segment contains:
- a CDS encoding leucyl aminopeptidase family protein, with translation MQPPTFSLVEAPLDPGGSVVVALPVLEGAGDDDSSLTLGPGSAEFLAEHDLDLFAVLDHHGATGKPGEVVTHPLVGGDNAGAVVLVGLGSGSTADLRAAGAGLARAVKDRDEVTTTITALADDEGLRAFVVGLTLGSFEFHWRKGGAKAHPVRRVVLAGGEEQQPVLDKAVAVAAAGWRARYLASVPSNAKNPAWLVEQAREVADATGLKLTVWDETKLEAEGFGGILAVGAASDTPPRMIRIDYTPRRGIKRAAGHVALVGKGITFDTGGLSIKPGEAMVNMKRDMTGGAVVIATMGALAAVDCPIKVTALVPTAENAIGGSAYRPGDVIRHFGGRTTEVTNTDAEGRLVMADALAYAVAKVKPDALVDVATLTGAMKVALGLRTGGLFANDDALAAAIDESGTTSGERLWRMPLAEEYEEKLSSKVADGDNGAGNPGAITAALFLQHFTGGLPWAHLDVASVGDAPTDHHEWTVGPTGFGARTLITWLERRDPLDGITKERR, from the coding sequence GTGCAACCCCCCACGTTCTCGCTGGTCGAGGCTCCTCTCGATCCCGGTGGATCGGTCGTCGTCGCTCTCCCGGTCCTCGAGGGAGCCGGCGACGACGACAGCAGTCTCACCCTGGGGCCCGGCTCGGCCGAGTTCCTTGCTGAGCACGACCTCGACCTGTTCGCCGTGCTCGACCACCACGGTGCCACGGGCAAGCCCGGCGAGGTGGTCACCCATCCGTTGGTCGGCGGGGACAATGCGGGCGCAGTCGTCCTGGTCGGCTTGGGGTCGGGTTCGACCGCCGACCTGAGGGCCGCTGGTGCCGGCCTGGCCCGCGCGGTCAAGGACCGCGATGAGGTGACCACGACCATCACCGCACTGGCCGACGACGAGGGCCTGCGTGCCTTCGTCGTGGGACTGACCCTCGGCTCCTTCGAGTTCCACTGGCGCAAGGGCGGCGCCAAGGCCCACCCCGTACGCCGGGTGGTGCTGGCCGGTGGCGAGGAGCAGCAGCCGGTGCTCGACAAGGCGGTTGCCGTCGCTGCGGCCGGATGGCGGGCGCGCTACCTGGCCAGCGTGCCGTCGAACGCCAAGAACCCGGCGTGGTTGGTCGAGCAGGCGCGAGAGGTCGCCGACGCGACCGGCCTGAAGCTGACCGTCTGGGACGAGACGAAGCTCGAGGCCGAGGGCTTCGGCGGCATCCTTGCCGTCGGCGCAGCCTCGGACACGCCGCCGCGGATGATCCGCATCGACTACACCCCGCGGCGAGGCATCAAGCGCGCCGCCGGGCACGTCGCGCTGGTCGGCAAGGGCATCACGTTCGACACCGGCGGTCTCTCGATCAAGCCGGGCGAGGCGATGGTCAACATGAAGCGCGACATGACCGGCGGGGCGGTGGTGATCGCGACGATGGGAGCGTTGGCTGCCGTCGACTGCCCGATCAAGGTGACCGCCCTGGTGCCCACGGCCGAGAACGCCATCGGTGGCTCGGCCTATCGTCCGGGTGACGTGATCCGCCACTTCGGTGGGCGCACCACCGAGGTGACCAACACCGATGCCGAGGGTCGTCTGGTGATGGCCGACGCGCTGGCCTATGCCGTGGCCAAGGTCAAGCCCGACGCGTTGGTCGACGTGGCGACGCTGACCGGCGCGATGAAGGTCGCGCTGGGGCTGCGCACCGGAGGCCTGTTCGCCAACGACGACGCGCTCGCGGCAGCGATCGACGAGTCCGGCACCACCTCGGGTGAACGCCTGTGGCGGATGCCGCTGGCCGAGGAGTACGAGGAGAAGCTCTCCTCGAAGGTCGCCGACGGTGACAACGGCGCCGGCAACCCGGGCGCCATCACTGCCGCACTCTTCCTGCAGCACTTCACCGGGGGCCTGCCCTGGGCCCACCTCGACGTGGCCTCGGTCGGCGATGCGCCCACCGACCACCACGAGTGGACGGTCGGCCCGACCGGCTTCGGTGCGCGCACACTGATCACCTGGCTGGAGCGGCGAGACCCGCTCGACGGCATCACCAAGGAGCGCCGATGA
- a CDS encoding O-methyltransferase codes for MSRPQEAAITTPIKPTSWTYAEEFVAEDEILAAARARAEEVGVVPIGSGVGASLRFLAAVLDARAVVEVGTGTGVSGLWLLRGMRPDGVLTTVDVETEHQRLAKQTFTDAGVPAQRARTIPGAALEVLPRLTDGHYDLVFCDGDKREYADYLKEAMRLLRPGGVVAFDNALWHDRVADPAQRDEETVSIRELGRTIQEAEGLVPVLLPVGDGLLAAKKEWIPE; via the coding sequence TTGTCACGACCCCAGGAGGCTGCCATCACCACGCCCATCAAGCCCACGAGTTGGACCTATGCGGAGGAGTTCGTCGCCGAGGACGAGATCCTCGCCGCCGCACGTGCCCGGGCCGAGGAGGTCGGCGTGGTGCCGATCGGCTCCGGTGTCGGCGCGTCCCTGCGCTTCCTGGCAGCCGTCCTCGACGCGCGCGCAGTCGTCGAGGTCGGAACCGGCACGGGCGTGTCGGGCCTCTGGTTGCTGCGCGGCATGCGCCCCGACGGCGTCCTGACCACGGTCGACGTCGAGACCGAGCACCAGCGGCTCGCGAAGCAGACCTTCACCGACGCCGGCGTCCCCGCCCAGCGGGCCCGCACCATCCCCGGCGCCGCTCTCGAGGTGCTGCCCCGGCTCACCGACGGCCACTACGACCTGGTCTTCTGTGACGGCGACAAGCGTGAGTACGCCGACTACCTCAAGGAGGCCATGCGCCTCCTCCGCCCCGGCGGCGTGGTCGCCTTCGACAACGCCCTGTGGCACGACCGGGTGGCCGACCCCGCCCAGCGCGACGAGGAGACGGTCTCGATCCGCGAGCTGGGTCGCACCATCCAGGAAGCCGAGGGGCTCGTGCCGGTCCTGCTGCCGGTTGGCGACGGGCTCCTGGCGGCCAAGAAGGAATGGATTCCCGAGTAG
- a CDS encoding DUF3117 domain-containing protein: protein MAAMKPRTGDGPLEVTKEGRGIVMRVPLEGGGRLVVELNAEEATALGDALKGVVG from the coding sequence ATGGCGGCGATGAAGCCGCGGACGGGCGACGGTCCGCTGGAGGTCACCAAGGAAGGACGCGGCATCGTGATGCGCGTCCCGCTCGAAGGCGGTGGCCGACTCGTTGTCGAGCTGAATGCTGAGGAAGCCACGGCACTCGGCGATGCACTCAAAGGTGTTGTTGGCTGA
- the sigE gene encoding RNA polymerase sigma factor SigE, whose product MPENDVIPSWDEIVAQHSERVYRLAYRLTGNPADAEDLTQDVFVRVFRSLSTYQPGTFEGWLHRVTTNLFLDGARRKQRIRFDALSDERAARLRSDGGVPHEEYADQRFEDDVERALAQLPPDFRAAVVLCDIEGLSYEEIATILDAKLGTVRSRIHRGRAMLRDALAHRAPSAGRARYSGPVIAPYSPEGVVG is encoded by the coding sequence ATGCCGGAGAACGATGTGATCCCCAGCTGGGACGAGATCGTCGCCCAGCACTCCGAGCGCGTCTACCGCCTTGCCTACCGCCTGACCGGGAACCCGGCCGATGCAGAGGACCTCACGCAGGACGTCTTCGTCCGTGTCTTCCGTTCCCTCTCGACCTACCAACCGGGCACGTTCGAGGGCTGGCTGCACCGCGTCACGACGAACCTCTTCCTCGACGGGGCGCGCCGCAAGCAGCGGATTCGCTTCGACGCCCTCTCGGACGAGCGGGCAGCTCGGCTGCGCAGCGACGGCGGCGTCCCCCACGAGGAGTACGCCGACCAGCGCTTCGAGGACGACGTGGAGCGGGCCCTGGCCCAGCTCCCGCCGGACTTCCGGGCGGCCGTGGTCCTCTGTGACATCGAGGGCCTCTCCTACGAGGAGATCGCCACGATCCTCGACGCGAAGCTCGGCACCGTCCGTTCACGGATCCACCGGGGCCGTGCGATGTTGCGTGACGCGTTGGCCCACCGCGCTCCGAGTGCTGGGCGGGCTCGCTACTCCGGACCGGTCATCGCGCCGTACTCGCCGGAGGGGGTCGTCGGATGA